In Glandiceps talaboti chromosome 6, keGlaTala1.1, whole genome shotgun sequence, one DNA window encodes the following:
- the LOC144437003 gene encoding uncharacterized protein LOC144437003, translating into MKVNKAAGLDSAITSETLQGGGNQMLDVIHAFCCEVYTTLTPPHQWITNVIIPLPKKGDLSMMTNYRGISLMSIAAKVYNKILLNRIRPHVDPLLRKNQAGFRPGRSCAQQIHILRRIVEGFKEYQLPLTVTFVDFKKAFDSINRLVMFSVLRHYGIPMSLVNAVQVLYSNSTSAVMVDGGISEPFNVTTGVLQGDVLAPFLFIILVDYLLGKASESGTGVETHLRQSRRYPAKFLNDLDFADDIALLESTMPRAQLQLTRTSHAAADLGLIISAPKTEFMTVNCHPQPPLQVYGNTINHVNDFRYLGSMMGSSDSDLKRRRALAWTAFWKLEHLWKSSSIPISTKIKLFNTTCVTILLYGCSSPAVKEDFYTSLADHLDQVKKHNTHLVLGDFNARIGTDSHATHPMVVGRHCYYNDTNENGKLLVNLCEELKFRPVQPRFPQPRCRQWTWRHPAGSKPQLDHILINSKWINSLRNCRAYNSVELDSDHRIVSTMLVTSLRTSKGKPCRRLRFNWRKLHDPETRVAFQLELSNRFQVLKLDDNSINITDRYESFDTAVREVTEKVVGKKEPCGLPTWVSDKTVKLKLERDKAKRKFSVSKSSKSRELWRKLNCDLNKSYKADEAAALNKQMEDLKSADETGNYTATWKIIDTLSGKKTRQNVKVKMRDGSAPSNDQELLNEWKSFFSTLLNNDTGQAPSNLPPPAEEDLPIYSDPPTRDETAKAIKTMKVNKAAGLDSAITAEALQGGGNQMLDVIHAFCCEVYTTLTPPHQWITNVIIPLPKKGDLSMMTNYRGISLMSIAAKVYNKILLNRIRPHVDPLLRKNQAGFRPGRSCAQQIHILRRIMEGFKEYQLPLTVTFVDFKKAFDSINRLVMFSVLRHYGIPMSLVNAVQVLYSNSTSAVMVDGGISEPFNVTTGVLQGDVLAPFLFIILVDYLLGKASESGTGVETHLRQSRRYPAKFLNDLDFADDIALLESSMPRAQLQLTRTSQATADLGLIISAPKTEFMTVNCHPQPPLQVYGNTINHVNYFRYLGSMMGSSDSDLKRRRALAWTAFWKLEHLWKSSSIPISTKIKLFNTTCVTILLYGCESRIISKDMENKINSFGTSCYRIMLNIKRIDKVTNVTIYNLTETVPLVERARNRQLKFLGHVLRMPDGELVKEYALYVPKHGKRKPGRQRTLFSKYIHCLLGDADGMLNHGQLSKMAQNRCGWRKLMVDCCAAER; encoded by the exons ATGAAAGTGAACAAAGCTGCTGGTCTAGATAGTGCCATCACATCAGAGACTCTTCAAGGAGGTGGTAATCAAATGCTTGATGTCATCCATGCATTTTGCTGTGAAGTCTATACCACTCTGACCCCTCCTCATCAATGGATCACCAACGTTATCATTCCATTGCCCAAGAAAGGGGACCTTTCCATGATGACTAACTACAGAGGCATATCACTGATGTCAATAGCTGCAAAAGTCTACAATAAGATTCTCCTGAACCGAATTCGACCACATGTAGATCCACTACTGAGGAAGAACCAGGCAGGTTTTAGACCAGGACGCAGCTGTGCTCAGCAGATACATATCCTAAGAAGAATCGTGGAAGGCTTCAAGGAATATCAACTGCCCTTGACAGTCACTTTTGTGGACTTCAAAAAGGCCTTCGATTCCATCAATAGATTAGTAATGTTCTCTGTTCTACGGCATTATGGTATACCAATGTCTCTGGTCAATGCAGTACAAGTACTCTACAGTAATTCCACCAGTGCTGTAATGGTCGACGGAGGAATCTCTGAACCCTTTAATGTAACAACTGGAGTTCTTCAAGGTGATGTTTTGGCACCCTTTCTCTTTATAATCCTTGTTGACTACTTGTTAGGAAAGGCATCTGAATCTGGCACAGGAGTTGAGACCCACCTCAGGCAGTCAAGAAGATATCCGGCTAAATTTCTGAATGATTTGGATTTCGCCGATGACATCGCTCTCCTTGAGTCAACAATGCCACGTGCACAGCTGCAGCTGACCCGAACCTCTCATGCAGCTGCAGACCTTGGTCTCATTATCAGCGCACCCAAAACAGAGTTCATGACTGTCAACTGTCACCCACAGCCTCCCCTCCAAGTGTATGGTAATACAATCAACCATGTAAATGACTTCAGATACTTGGGTTCCATGATGGGATCCAGCGACAGCGACCTGAAGCGAAGGAGAGCTCTTGCTTGGACAGCTTTCTGGAAATTAGAGCATCTGTGGAAAAGTTCCAGCATCCCAATATCAACCAAAATTAAGCTGTTTAATACAACTTGTGTCACCATATTGTTGTATGGCT GTTCTTCACCTGCAGTTAAGGAAGACTTCTACACCTCCCTTGCGGACCACCTTGATCAAGTGAAGAAGCATAATACCCACCTTGTTCTTGGTGATTTTAATGCCAGAATTGGAACAGACAGTCATGCTACTCATCCTATGGTTGTAGGCAGACACTGTTATTACAATGACACAAACGAGAATGGAAAGTTACTAGTGAACCTGTGTGAGGAACTAAAGTTTAGACCAGTCCAGCCTAGGTTCCCACAACCACGCTGTCGCCAGTGGACCTGGAGGCATCCAGCTGGATCAAAACCACAACTGGATCACATACTGATCAACAGCAAGTGGATCAACTCCCTTAGAAACTGCCGTGCATACAACTCTGTAGAGCTGGACTCGGATCATCGCATCGTCAGTACCATGTTAGTCACAAGCTTGAGAACAAGCAAGGGAAAGCCATGCCGGAGACTGAGGTTCAACTGGAGGAAGCTGCACGATCCAGAAACAAGGGTTGCATTCCAGCTGGAACTTTCAAACCGCTTCCAAGTACTCAAACTAGATGATAATTCTATCAACATCACTGACAGATATGAGTCCTTTGATACAGCTGTAAGAGAAGTAACCGAGAAAGTTGTTGGCAAGAAAGAACCATGCGGATTACCTACCTGGGTATCTGACAAGACTGTCAAACTCAAGTTAGAGAGGGACAAGGCAAAGAGGAAATTCTCTGTTTCCAAATCTTCCAAATCAAGAGAGTTGTGGAGGAAGCTGAATTGTGACCTCAATAAATCCTACAAAGCTGATGAAGCCGCTGCACTTAACAAGCAGATGGAAGATCTGAAATCAGCTGATGAGACAGGAAATTACACAGCTACCTGGAAGATCATTGACACACTCTCTGGAAAGAAAACCAGACAGAATGTCAAGGTAAAGATGAGAGATGGTTCAGCTCCTTCAAATGACCAAGAACTCCTAAATGAATGGAAGAGTTTCTTCAGTACATTGCTCAACAATGACACTGGGCAAGCTCCATCAAACTTGCCTCCACCAGCCGAAGAGGATTTGCCCATCTATTCAGACCCGCCTACTCGTGATGAGACTGCAAAAGCTATCAAAACCATGAAAGTGAACAAAGCTGCTGGTCTAGATAGTGCCATCACAGCAGAGGCTCTTCAAGGAGGTGGTAATCAAATGCTTGATGTCATCCATGCATTTTGCTGTGAAGTCTATACCACTCTGACCCCTCCTCATCAATGGATCACCAACGTTATCATTCCATTGCCCAAGAAAGGGGACCTTTCCATGATGACTAACTACAGAGGCATATCACTGATGTCAATAGCTGCAAAAGTCTACAATAAGATTCTCCTGAACCGAATTCGACCACATGTAGATCCACTACTGAGGAAGAACCAGGCAGGTTTTAGACCAGGACGCAGCTGTGCTCAGCAGATACATATCCTAAGAAGAATCATGGAAGGCTTCAAGGAATATCAACTGCCCTTGACAGTCACTTTTGTGGACTTCAAAAAGGCCTTCGATTCCATCAATAGATTAGTAATGTTCTCTGTTCTACGGCATTATGGTATACCAATGTCTCTGGTCAATGCAGTACAAGTACTCTACAGTAATTCCACCAGTGCTGTAATGGTCGACGGAGGAATCTCTGAACCCTTTAATGTAACAACTGGAGTTCTTCAAGGTGATGTTTTGGCACCCTTTCTCTTTATAATCCTTGTTGACTACTTGTTAGGAAAGGCATCTGAATCTGGCACAGGAGTTGAGACCCACCTCAGGCAGTCAAGAAGATATCCGGCTAAATTTCTGAATGATTTGGATTTCGCCGATGACATCGCTCTCCTTGAGTCATCAATGCCACGTGCACAGCTGCAGCTGACCCGAACCTCTCAGGCAACTGCAGACCTTGGTCTCATTATCAGCGCACCCAAAACAGAGTTCATGACTGTCAACTGTCATCCACAGCCTCCCCTCCAAGTGTATGGTAATACAATCAACCATGTAAATTACTTCAGATACTTGGGTTCCATGATGGGATCCAGCGACAGCGACCTGAAGCGAAGGAGAGCTCTTGCTTGGACAGCTTTCTGGAAATTAGAGCATCTCTGGAAAAGTTCCAGCATCCCAATATCAACCAAAATTAAGCTGTTTAATACAACTTGTGTCACCATATTGTTGTATGGCTGTGAGTCACGGATAATCTCTAAGGATATGGAGAATAAAATCAACTCCTTTGGCACATCATGTTACCGTATAATGTTAAACATCAAGAGGATTGACAAAGTAACAAATGTTACTATCTACAATCTTACGGAGACTGTGCCCCTTGTCGAGAGAGCCAGGAATCGTCAACTGAAATTCCTTGGACATGTACTGCGCATGCCTGATGGGGAGCTTGTCAAGGAGTATGCATTGTATGTCCCAAAACATGGAAAGAGGAAACCTGGAAGGCAAAGAACCCTGTTCTCAAAATACATCCACTGTCTTCTGGGAGATGCAGATGGCATGCTGAATCATGGTCAACTGTCAAAAATGGCTCAAAACCGTTGTGGCTGGAGGAAACTTATGGTCGACTGCTGCGCAGCcgaacgatga
- the LOC144437002 gene encoding uncharacterized protein LOC144437002 → MVVGRHCYYNDTNENGKLLVNLCEELKFRPVQPRFPQPRCRQWTWRHPAGSKQQLDHILINSKWINSLRNCRAYNSVELDSDHRIVSTMLVTSLRTSKGKPCRRLRFNWRKLHDPETRVAFQLELSNRFQVLKLDDNSINITDRYESFDTAVREVTEKVVGKKEPCGLPTWVSDKTVKLKLERDKAKRKFSVSKSSKSRELWRKLNCDLNKSYKADEAAALNKQMEDRKSADETGNYTATWKIIDTLSGKKTRQNVKVKMRDGSAPSND, encoded by the coding sequence ATGGTTGTAGGCAGACACTGTTATTACAATGACACAAACGAGAATGGAAAGTTACTAGTGAACCTGTGTGAGGAACTAAAGTTCAGACCAGTCCAGCCTAGGTTCCCACAACCACGCTGCCGCCAGTGGACCTGGAGGCATCCAGCTGGATCAAAACAACAACTGGATCATATACTGATCAACAGCAAGTGGATCAACTCCCTTAGAAACTGCCGTGCATACAACTCTGTAGAGCTGGACTCGGATCATCGCATCGTCAGTACCATGTTAGTCACAAGCTTGAGAACAAGCAAGGGAAAGCCATGCCGGAGACTGAGGTTCAACTGGAGGAAGCTGCACGATCCAGAAACAAGGGTTGCATTCCAGCTGGAACTTTCAAACCGCTTCCAAGTACTCAAACTAGATGATAATTCTATCAACATCACTGACAGATATGAGTCCTTTGATACAGCTGTAAGAGAAGTAACCGAGAAAGTTGTTGGCAAGAAAGAACCATGCGGATTACCTACCTGGGTATCTGACAAGACTGTCAAACTCAAGTTAGAGAGGGACAAGGCAAAGAGGAAATTCTCTGTTTCCAAATCTTCCAAATCAAGAGAGTTGTGGAGGAAGCTGAATTGTGACCTCAATAAATCCTACAAAGCTGATGAAGCCGCTGCACTTAACAAGCAGATGGAAGATCGGAAATCAGCTGATGAGACAGGAAATTACACAGCTACCTGGAAGATCATTGACACACTCTCTGGAAAGAAAACCAGACAGAATGTCAAGGTAAAGATGAGAGATGGTTCAGCTCCTTCAAATGACTAA